One genomic region from Gossypium hirsutum isolate 1008001.06 chromosome D13, Gossypium_hirsutum_v2.1, whole genome shotgun sequence encodes:
- the LOC107918934 gene encoding methyltransferase-like protein 7B isoform X2, whose product MLKLVRLHYSPSFQLQPLASLKTNQKSRSAAAIPSKQLSLAPSFCSCCGRRHFIEAATAAFLPSSPSKSNASTSHSDHYLDLLNRIHPPRPDWYEEFYASVMDTSMKPYEAKIAGYKSQLFEKIKGKAKRVLEIGIGTGPNLEYYAGDNEVQVFGLDPNKKMEKYARAAATAVGLPSKNFHFIEAVAEAIPIDDSSVDAVVGTLVLCSVQDVNMALTEVKRVLKPGGLFLFIEHVAAEVL is encoded by the exons ATGTTGAAACTGGTTCGCCTCCATTATTCTCCTAGTTTCCAGCTTCAACCTCTCGCCTCCTTAAAAACTAACCAAAAGAGCCGCTCAGCTGCAGCTATTCCCAGCAAACAGTTATCCCTTGCCCCCAGTTTCTGTTCCTGTTGTGGAAGAAGACATTTCATTGAAGCTGCCACTGCAGCTTTTCTTCCAAGTTCCCCTTCCAAATCCAATGCCTCCACTTCACACTCTGATCATTACTTG GATTTGCTCAACAGGATTCACCCTCCAAGGCCCGATTGGTATGAAGAGTTTTATGCCTCGGTTATGGACACAAGCATGAAACCTTATGAGGCCAAA ATTGCAGGTTACAAGTCACAACTTTTTGAGAAAATAAAGGGAAAGGCCAAAAGGGTACTGGAGATTGGGATTGGGACAGGTCCCAACCTTGAGTACTATGCTGGTGATAATGAGGTCCAAGTTTTTGGCTTGGATCCTAACAAGAAGATGGAGAAGTATGCTCGAGCAGCGGCCACCGCAGTCGGTTTACCGTCGAAGAATTTTCATTTCATTGAAGCT GTTGCAGAGGCTATTCCAATAGATGATTCATCTGTCGATGCAGTTGTTGGTACACTTGTATTATGTTCTGTCCAAGATGTTAACATGGCACTTACAG AGGTGAAAAGGGTGTTGAAACCAGGAGGACTTTTCCTGTTTATCGAACATGTTGCTGCCGAAG